One window from the genome of Balaenoptera musculus isolate JJ_BM4_2016_0621 chromosome 3, mBalMus1.pri.v3, whole genome shotgun sequence encodes:
- the RAB24 gene encoding ras-related protein Rab-24 isoform X2 produces the protein MSGQRVDVKVVMLGKEYVGKTSLVERYVHDRFLVGPYQNTIGAAFVAKVMSVGDRTVTLGIWDTAGSERYEAMSRIYYRGAKAAIVCYDLTDSSSFERAKFWVKELRNLEEGCKIYLCGTKSDLLEEDRRRRRVDFHDVQDYADNIKAQLFETSSKTGQSVDELFQKVAEDYVSVAAFQVMTEDKGVDLGQKANPYFYSCCHH, from the exons ATGAGCGGGCAGCGTGTGGACGTCAAGGTGGTGATGCTGGGCAAGGAGTACGTGGGCAAAACGAGCCTGGTGGAGCGATACGTGCACGATCGCTTCCTGGTGGGGCCCTATCAGAAC ACCATTGGGGCCGCCTTCGTGGCCAAGGTGATGTCCGTCGGAGACCGGACGGTGACTTTGGGTATTTGG GACACAGCAGGCTCTGAGCGCTATGAGGCCATGAGCCGAATCTACTATCGGGGCGCCAAGGCTGCCATCGTCTGCTATG ACCTGACAGACAGCAGCAGCTTTGAACGGGCAAAGTTCTGGGTGAAGGAACTGCGCAACCTAGAGGAG GGCTGTAAGATCTACTTGTGTGGCACCAAGAGTGACCTGCTGGAGGAGGACAGGCGGCGCCGACGTGTGGACTTCCACGACGTCCAGGACTATGCCGACA ATATCAAAGCTCAGCTCTTTGAAACTTCCAGCAAGACAGGCCAGAGTGTGG ATGAGCTCTTCCAGAAAGTAGCAGAGGATTACGTCAGTGTGGCCGCCTTCCAGGTGATGACAG AGGACAAGGGCGTGGACCTGGGCCAGAAGGCAAACCCCTACTTCTACAGCTGTTGTCATCACTGA
- the RAB24 gene encoding ras-related protein Rab-24 isoform X1, translated as MSGQRVDVKVVMLGKEYVGKTSLVERYVHDRFLVGPYQNTIGAAFVAKVMSVGDRTVTLGIWDTAGSERYEAMSRIYYRGAKAAIVCYDLTDSSSFERAKFWVKELRNLEEGCKIYLCGTKSDLLEEDRRRRRVDFHDVQDYADNIKAQLFETSSKTGQSVDELFQKVAEDYVSVAAFQVMTGEAARTRLPSCHCSHKATWESSSCE; from the exons ATGAGCGGGCAGCGTGTGGACGTCAAGGTGGTGATGCTGGGCAAGGAGTACGTGGGCAAAACGAGCCTGGTGGAGCGATACGTGCACGATCGCTTCCTGGTGGGGCCCTATCAGAAC ACCATTGGGGCCGCCTTCGTGGCCAAGGTGATGTCCGTCGGAGACCGGACGGTGACTTTGGGTATTTGG GACACAGCAGGCTCTGAGCGCTATGAGGCCATGAGCCGAATCTACTATCGGGGCGCCAAGGCTGCCATCGTCTGCTATG ACCTGACAGACAGCAGCAGCTTTGAACGGGCAAAGTTCTGGGTGAAGGAACTGCGCAACCTAGAGGAG GGCTGTAAGATCTACTTGTGTGGCACCAAGAGTGACCTGCTGGAGGAGGACAGGCGGCGCCGACGTGTGGACTTCCACGACGTCCAGGACTATGCCGACA ATATCAAAGCTCAGCTCTTTGAAACTTCCAGCAAGACAGGCCAGAGTGTGG ATGAGCTCTTCCAGAAAGTAGCAGAGGATTACGTCAGTGTGGCCGCCTTCCAGGTGATGACAG GGGAAGCTGCCAGGACCAGACTTCCTTCCTGCCACTGTTCTCACAAGGCAACCTGGGAGTCCAGCTCCTGTGAGTAG